One window from the genome of Streptomyces sp. WZ-12 encodes:
- a CDS encoding winged helix-turn-helix transcriptional regulator, with product MSGFVPGDLFLSDCPARLAVELIADKWTVVVLYGLSKGPVRHGELIELIGGISRKMLTQTLRRLQAHGLISRHAYAEVPPRVEYELTPLGATLIEPIHMLTEWARANGDAVLDALDADPEPVAHSD from the coding sequence ATGAGCGGTTTCGTTCCCGGTGATCTCTTCCTCTCCGACTGTCCGGCGCGTCTGGCGGTCGAGCTGATCGCCGACAAGTGGACGGTGGTCGTGCTCTACGGCCTCAGCAAGGGCCCGGTGCGCCATGGCGAGTTGATCGAGCTGATCGGCGGCATCTCCCGCAAGATGCTCACCCAGACGCTTCGGCGGCTCCAGGCGCACGGACTCATCAGCCGCCACGCCTACGCCGAGGTGCCGCCCCGCGTCGAGTACGAACTCACCCCGCTCGGGGCGACGCTGATCGAACCGATCCACATGCTGACCGAGTGGGCAAGGGCCAACGGCGACGCCGTGCTTGATGCGCTCGACGCCGATCCCGAGCCGGTTGCCCATAGCGACTGA
- a CDS encoding FadR/GntR family transcriptional regulator, with the protein MKRISAPRRTASLSAQLVENLRSHIETGGWPVGTRIPPEQVLIEELGVGRSTLREAIGALVHLGLLEPRAGDGTYVRSSSELQSVMVRRAGSAKRDDVLELRTVLEEYASGAAALRRSEEQVRQLRELLTDAEAAVAGEDASAATGVDALFHRSVVRASGNDLLIEVYDYLGTALTSHLGGLPWDAAHAEEHAGLHRRLVEAIEARDAGGARDAAAAIVRLTHDHETADARAAEDQ; encoded by the coding sequence ATGAAACGCATCAGCGCACCGCGGCGGACGGCCAGCCTGTCCGCCCAGCTCGTGGAGAACCTCCGCTCGCACATCGAGACAGGGGGTTGGCCGGTCGGGACGCGGATTCCGCCGGAGCAGGTCCTCATCGAGGAGCTCGGGGTCGGACGCAGCACGCTGCGGGAGGCGATCGGTGCGCTGGTGCACCTCGGTCTGCTGGAGCCCAGAGCCGGTGACGGCACCTACGTCCGCTCCTCCAGCGAGCTCCAGTCGGTCATGGTGCGGCGGGCAGGCTCCGCGAAGCGGGACGACGTGCTGGAGCTGCGGACCGTTCTGGAGGAGTACGCCTCGGGCGCCGCGGCCCTTCGGCGCAGCGAGGAGCAGGTGCGGCAGCTGCGGGAGTTGCTGACCGACGCCGAAGCAGCCGTCGCCGGCGAGGACGCGTCCGCGGCCACCGGCGTCGACGCGCTCTTCCACCGGTCCGTCGTCCGGGCGAGCGGGAACGACCTGCTGATCGAGGTGTACGACTACCTCGGCACGGCGCTCACCTCGCACCTGGGGGGCCTGCCCTGGGACGCCGCCCACGCCGAGGAGCACGCCGGCCTGCACCGGCGGCTCGTCGAGGCGATCGAGGCCCGGGACGCGGGCGGCGCCCGCGACGCCGCGGCGGCGATCGTCCGGCTCACCCACGACCACGAAACCGCCGACGCACGCGCGGCGGAGGACCAGTGA
- a CDS encoding sensor histidine kinase yields MIRGIIRPLLRGSTYSGALFALCGAVASLPLLLCAALPVLAWPSGPYGVRVVLTLLGWTVLIGAVGLVRATRRMLIASARRLLGVPLPDPASGRPRRANATDTAPTSDSWPPNAPSTVDRWRTPVWLLLHMALGWTGALIGGLLLLAALTIPLGAEAAVSLSGWTVRVADGWSRWAVALGCALLAAVLCALMTKALRWLAPRLLGPSPAERLALAAERERQLAERNRLAHELHDSIGHTLTAATIQAAVAGEVLTADPAAARAALRGIEESARTALEDLDYVLGVLREEKAQAAPTRTLADLPELLDRLRRAGSVVEPEFSGEWGRVHGTLSRAAYRIVQEGLTNALRHGAGGPIQVRVAAAPDGLELSVVNRTGAGSGAGADNGVGPAAFPTSGHGLPGLAERVRLLHGEIEAGPDGPEHWRLAVRLPVRLSP; encoded by the coding sequence ATGATCAGGGGAATAATTCGGCCGCTGCTGCGCGGCTCCACGTATTCGGGTGCGCTGTTCGCCTTGTGCGGCGCGGTGGCGAGCCTTCCACTGCTGCTGTGCGCGGCGCTGCCGGTACTGGCATGGCCGTCCGGTCCCTACGGGGTGCGGGTCGTTCTGACCCTGCTCGGATGGACGGTGCTGATCGGTGCGGTCGGACTGGTCCGCGCCACGCGGCGGATGCTGATCGCGTCCGCGCGACGCCTGCTGGGGGTGCCGCTGCCGGACCCGGCGTCCGGTCGCCCTCGGCGTGCGAACGCAACGGACACCGCACCGACTTCTGACTCCTGGCCCCCCAATGCGCCGTCCACAGTGGACCGTTGGCGCACTCCGGTCTGGCTGCTGCTGCACATGGCGCTGGGGTGGACGGGGGCGCTGATCGGCGGTCTGCTGCTCCTCGCGGCCCTGACCATCCCGCTCGGCGCCGAGGCGGCGGTGAGTCTGTCCGGCTGGACGGTGCGGGTGGCGGACGGCTGGTCTCGCTGGGCGGTGGCGCTCGGCTGTGCGCTGCTTGCGGCGGTGCTGTGCGCACTGATGACGAAGGCCCTGCGGTGGCTTGCGCCCAGACTGCTCGGTCCGTCACCGGCGGAGCGGCTCGCGCTGGCGGCCGAGCGGGAGCGACAGCTGGCCGAACGCAACCGGCTCGCCCACGAGTTGCACGACTCGATCGGGCACACCCTGACGGCGGCCACGATCCAGGCGGCGGTGGCCGGCGAGGTGCTGACCGCCGACCCGGCGGCGGCACGGGCCGCTCTGCGCGGCATCGAGGAGTCGGCCCGGACCGCCCTTGAGGACCTGGACTACGTCCTTGGCGTGCTGCGCGAGGAGAAGGCGCAGGCGGCGCCGACGCGGACCCTGGCCGACCTGCCCGAGTTGCTCGACCGATTGCGGCGCGCGGGCTCGGTGGTGGAGCCGGAGTTCTCGGGCGAGTGGGGGCGGGTGCACGGGACGCTCTCCCGGGCGGCGTACCGGATCGTGCAGGAGGGACTGACGAACGCGTTGCGGCACGGGGCGGGCGGCCCGATCCAGGTCCGCGTGGCGGCCGCACCCGACGGCCTGGAGCTCAGCGTGGTCAACCGGACCGGCGCCGGGTCCGGGGCGGGTGCGGACAACGGTGTCGGCCCGGCTGCCTTCCCGACGTCCGGGCACGGCCTGCCCGGACTCGCCGAGCGCGTGCGGCTGTTGCACGGCGAGATCGAGGCCGGGCCGGACGGGCCGGAGCACTGGCGGCTCGCGGTCCGGCTGCCAGTACGCTTGTCGCCATGA
- a CDS encoding erythromycin esterase family protein yields the protein MIENRKLLVAGALALAATLAPAGAAYAAAPVVTTSAEAPSPVRALDRIAHPLRSTDPGTGTADLRSLGAMVGDAKVVGVGEATHGSHEFFALKDRLFRYLVEQKGFTTFTLEMSWSAGLRIDDYLQHGDGNRDARQVVHEAMADSPWDREEFVALVHWMRHYNLQHPYQPVHFTGDDVSAPRLDARVLDTVTDYVRRTHPESLPRLTELFSGLGSLDDAITYLNRPLAERQRNAAKARQALELVEQQGSAGGKDAEFAVQNARNIAQTYTFLTLNPNDQESLTAMQRYRDQLMAENTAWWERYTGGKVLLSAHDDHVGYVASDPTTYPKTQGSFLHDTLGADYLAIGSTFDRGSFLSKDQPLGGDWKKFTVDPAGPGTNEYTLDQVRYPDYYADLRKAPAEARNWLDTSRPTYNVGTQFPNDKTPEIAVGKAYDVLIHLHAVREARKL from the coding sequence ATGATTGAAAATCGGAAGCTGCTGGTGGCTGGGGCTCTCGCCCTGGCCGCGACGCTGGCCCCCGCAGGAGCCGCGTACGCGGCAGCGCCGGTGGTGACCACATCGGCCGAAGCGCCGTCCCCGGTCCGCGCGCTGGACCGGATCGCCCATCCGCTGCGATCGACGGATCCGGGCACCGGCACGGCCGACCTGCGCTCACTCGGGGCGATGGTCGGCGACGCCAAGGTGGTCGGCGTGGGCGAGGCCACCCACGGCTCGCACGAGTTCTTCGCCCTGAAGGACCGGCTCTTCCGCTACCTCGTCGAACAGAAGGGATTCACCACCTTCACTCTGGAGATGAGCTGGTCGGCGGGTCTGCGGATCGACGACTACCTCCAGCACGGCGACGGTAACCGCGACGCGCGGCAGGTCGTGCACGAGGCGATGGCCGACTCCCCCTGGGACCGCGAGGAGTTCGTGGCCCTCGTCCACTGGATGCGCCACTACAACCTCCAACATCCGTACCAGCCGGTCCACTTCACTGGCGACGACGTCAGCGCACCCAGGCTCGACGCCCGCGTCCTCGACACGGTCACCGACTACGTCCGACGGACCCACCCGGAGTCGCTGCCGCGTCTGACCGAGCTCTTCAGCGGCCTGGGCTCGCTCGACGACGCCATCACTTACCTGAACCGGCCGCTCGCGGAACGCCAGCGGAACGCGGCCAAGGCGCGACAAGCGCTGGAGCTGGTGGAGCAACAGGGGTCGGCGGGTGGCAAGGACGCGGAGTTCGCCGTACAGAACGCCCGCAACATCGCCCAGACCTACACCTTCCTGACCCTCAATCCCAACGACCAGGAATCGTTGACCGCCATGCAGCGCTACCGTGACCAGCTGATGGCCGAGAACACGGCATGGTGGGAGCGGTACACCGGCGGCAAGGTCCTGCTGTCGGCCCACGACGACCACGTCGGCTACGTGGCGTCAGATCCCACGACCTACCCGAAGACCCAGGGTTCGTTCCTCCACGACACCCTGGGTGCGGACTACCTCGCCATCGGCAGCACCTTCGACCGGGGCTCCTTCCTCTCCAAGGACCAGCCGCTCGGAGGCGATTGGAAGAAGTTCACGGTCGACCCGGCCGGCCCCGGCACGAACGAGTACACACTCGACCAGGTGCGGTACCCCGACTACTACGCCGACCTGCGCAAGGCCCCAGCTGAGGCCCGCAACTGGCTGGACACCTCGCGCCCGACGTACAACGTCGGCACGCAGTTCCCGAACGACAAGACACCCGAGATCGCCGTCGGCAAAGCCTACGACGTCCTGATCCACCTCCACGCCGTCCGAGAGGCGAGGAAGCTGTAG
- a CDS encoding DUF4190 domain-containing protein, with translation MSAPAPTAKNGLAVAAVVVGSTGLLTSVVVIGGPLGVIGLILGIAALMTARRTGAGRGKAVTAVVASSLALVMSGLAAVFFIWYANKTQECYRPDSLQQYTQCVHRHLSGK, from the coding sequence GTGTCGGCGCCGGCACCGACCGCCAAGAACGGCCTGGCCGTGGCAGCCGTGGTTGTGGGCAGCACCGGCCTGCTCACGTCGGTGGTCGTCATCGGCGGCCCGCTCGGGGTGATCGGCCTGATCCTGGGCATCGCCGCCCTGATGACGGCCAGGCGAACCGGCGCCGGCCGGGGCAAGGCCGTCACCGCCGTGGTGGCGTCATCGCTCGCGCTCGTGATGTCCGGCCTGGCCGCCGTCTTCTTCATCTGGTACGCGAACAAGACGCAGGAGTGCTACCGGCCCGACAGCCTCCAGCAGTACACGCAGTGCGTTCACCGGCACCTCTCCGGAAAGTGA
- the car gene encoding carboxylic acid reductase: MSRSPLPIDELDARTDRRSARLYATDAQFRDTAPLDAVTEAIGRPGLPLADLLATVMEAYADRPALGERATEPVTDPETGRTTLRLLQRFDTLTYGELWERVGAVASEWRHHPEHAVGPGDFVAVLGPTSAEYTVADLACVRSGVVSVPLQSGASAAHLAPIVEQTGPRLLVVDVDHLDVAIEVAANAPSLGRIVVIGHRPEATAHQEELESARAQLAAQGRGVALDTLASVVDRGRALPPLPRVPDGSAADALSALIYTSGSTGTPKGAIYTERLVRQFWVDFVPGQVVRPSIVLNYLPLSHMMGRGVLFGTLAKGGLACFAASSDLSTLFEDLSLVRPTEFVMVPRISDMLFQHYRAELSRRTGTGGDAAELAEQVREELREKVMGGRLLSAVSASAPPSAETTAFIEDCFHVRLLDGYGSTEGGIVSLDGRVLRPPVTDHKLADVPELGYFGTDSPYPRGELLIRSDRLVPGYFRRPNATSEVFDEDGFYRTGDIMARVGPDELRYVDRRSNVLKLSQGEFVAVSRLEALFTGSPVIRQIFLYGSSARAYLLAVVVPTQDALDRVDGDARRLRPILRESLRKLAAEAGLNSYEIPRELLVETEPFTQENGLLSGVRKPLRPALTKRYGERLEALYTELTDRAAEELRTLRQFGGDQPVPATVLRAAQALLGQEAGVVEPGARFLELGGDSLTALSFSQLLKGIFHVDIPVDVITNPVNSLQQVADHIERALASEHRRPTADSVHGPDATRLDAAELRLDAFLDARTIEQAERPAGPLPEARTILLTGANGYLGRFLCLEWLERAAERGGTLVCVVRGSSAESARARLDAAFDSGDPELTERYRTSAAQHLQVVAGDIGEPRLGLDEETWQRLADTVDLIVHPAALVNHVLPYGQLFGPNVLGTAELIRLAATSRIKQFTYLSTVAVVFGNAAAADESADIRTACGARDLDGDYADGYAASKWAGEVLLREAHDTFGLPVTVFRSNMILAHPRYRGQFNLPDVFTRLVLSLLTTGIAPGSFYARGTGNGRGHFDALPVDFTARAITALGDDAREGYRTYNVVNPHDDGISLDTFVDWLMTAGHPLTRVQDHAEWIDRFETALRGLPDRQKHHSLLPLLHAFAEPEQPLAGSALPADRFRAAVRAAALDDENDIPRLSPDLITKYVADLRAHRLI; encoded by the coding sequence GTGTCTCGCTCCCCCCTCCCCATCGACGAGCTCGACGCACGTACCGACCGACGAAGCGCCCGCCTGTACGCGACCGACGCCCAGTTCCGTGACACTGCGCCCCTGGACGCCGTCACCGAGGCGATCGGGCGCCCCGGATTACCGCTCGCCGATCTGTTGGCCACCGTGATGGAGGCGTACGCGGACCGCCCCGCCCTGGGCGAGCGTGCCACGGAGCCGGTCACCGACCCTGAGACGGGCCGCACCACGCTGCGCCTTCTGCAACGGTTCGACACGCTCACCTACGGCGAACTCTGGGAGCGGGTGGGCGCGGTGGCCTCCGAATGGCGGCACCACCCCGAACATGCGGTGGGCCCCGGCGACTTCGTCGCCGTCCTCGGTCCCACGAGCGCCGAATACACCGTGGCGGATCTGGCCTGTGTCCGCTCCGGCGTGGTGTCCGTTCCCCTGCAGTCGGGGGCTTCGGCGGCACACCTTGCCCCCATCGTCGAGCAGACCGGACCGCGCCTGCTCGTGGTGGACGTCGATCACCTGGACGTCGCGATCGAGGTTGCGGCGAACGCCCCCTCGCTGGGCAGGATCGTCGTCATCGGCCACCGGCCCGAGGCCACCGCCCACCAGGAGGAGTTGGAGTCCGCGCGTGCCCAACTCGCGGCGCAGGGCCGGGGAGTGGCCCTGGACACGCTGGCGTCGGTCGTCGACCGGGGAAGGGCGCTGCCGCCGCTCCCCCGGGTTCCCGACGGGTCGGCGGCCGACGCGCTCAGTGCGCTGATCTACACCTCGGGAAGTACCGGCACCCCCAAGGGGGCCATCTACACCGAGCGTCTGGTCAGACAGTTCTGGGTCGACTTCGTGCCCGGCCAGGTGGTGCGGCCCTCCATCGTGCTCAACTACCTGCCGTTGAGTCACATGATGGGCAGGGGCGTGCTGTTCGGGACGCTCGCCAAGGGGGGCCTCGCCTGTTTCGCGGCGTCCAGCGACCTGTCGACGCTCTTCGAGGACCTCTCCCTGGTCCGTCCCACCGAGTTCGTCATGGTTCCCCGCATCTCCGACATGCTCTTCCAGCACTACCGGGCGGAGTTGTCCCGCCGGACCGGGACGGGCGGCGATGCGGCCGAGTTGGCGGAGCAGGTGAGGGAGGAGCTGCGGGAGAAGGTCATGGGCGGCCGCCTCCTGTCGGCCGTCAGCGCCTCGGCTCCGCCGAGCGCCGAGACGACGGCGTTCATCGAGGACTGCTTCCACGTCAGGCTGCTCGACGGCTACGGGTCGACGGAAGGCGGGATCGTCTCCCTCGACGGCCGGGTGCTGCGCCCGCCGGTGACCGACCACAAGCTGGCCGACGTACCCGAGTTGGGATACTTCGGAACCGACTCGCCGTACCCGAGAGGCGAACTGCTGATCAGGTCCGACCGGCTCGTGCCCGGGTACTTCCGGCGTCCGAACGCCACCTCCGAGGTCTTCGACGAGGACGGCTTCTACCGCACGGGCGACATCATGGCCCGCGTCGGCCCCGACGAACTGAGGTACGTCGACCGCCGCTCCAACGTCCTCAAGCTGTCACAGGGCGAATTCGTCGCCGTCTCCCGCCTGGAGGCGCTCTTCACCGGCAGTCCGGTCATCCGGCAGATCTTCCTGTACGGCAGCAGCGCCCGCGCCTACCTGCTCGCGGTCGTCGTGCCGACGCAGGACGCCCTCGACCGCGTCGACGGGGATGCCCGGCGTCTCAGGCCGATCCTGCGGGAGTCCCTGCGGAAGCTCGCCGCCGAGGCGGGGCTGAACTCCTACGAGATTCCGCGGGAACTCCTCGTCGAGACCGAGCCGTTCACTCAGGAGAACGGGCTGCTCTCCGGGGTGCGCAAGCCGTTGCGGCCGGCCCTGACGAAGCGCTACGGCGAGCGTCTCGAAGCGCTGTACACCGAGTTGACCGACCGTGCGGCCGAAGAACTTCGGACGCTGCGTCAGTTCGGCGGCGACCAGCCGGTACCGGCGACCGTGCTGCGGGCCGCGCAGGCGCTTCTCGGGCAGGAAGCGGGCGTCGTGGAGCCTGGCGCACGCTTCCTCGAACTCGGCGGCGACAGCCTCACGGCACTGTCGTTCTCCCAGCTGCTGAAGGGGATTTTCCACGTCGACATCCCCGTCGACGTGATCACCAACCCGGTCAACTCGCTGCAACAGGTGGCCGATCACATCGAGCGGGCGCTCGCGTCGGAACACCGCCGTCCCACCGCCGACAGCGTCCACGGCCCGGACGCGACGCGACTCGACGCGGCCGAGCTGCGGCTGGACGCGTTCCTCGACGCGCGGACCATCGAGCAGGCCGAAAGGCCGGCCGGTCCGCTGCCCGAGGCCCGGACCATCCTGCTGACCGGCGCCAACGGCTACCTGGGCCGCTTCCTGTGCCTGGAGTGGTTGGAGCGCGCGGCGGAGCGCGGCGGCACACTGGTGTGCGTGGTCCGCGGCTCCTCCGCCGAGTCAGCCCGGGCACGGCTCGACGCGGCCTTCGACAGCGGCGACCCCGAACTCACGGAGCGCTACCGCACGTCCGCCGCCCAGCATCTCCAGGTGGTCGCCGGCGACATCGGGGAACCCCGCCTCGGGCTCGACGAGGAGACCTGGCAACGGCTGGCCGACACCGTGGACCTGATCGTCCACCCGGCGGCACTGGTCAACCATGTCCTGCCCTACGGCCAGTTGTTCGGCCCCAACGTGCTGGGCACGGCCGAACTGATCAGGCTCGCGGCCACCTCCCGGATCAAGCAGTTCACCTACCTGTCGACGGTCGCCGTCGTCTTCGGGAACGCGGCAGCGGCCGACGAGTCGGCGGACATCCGCACCGCCTGCGGGGCACGCGACCTCGACGGTGATTACGCCGACGGTTACGCGGCCAGCAAATGGGCCGGCGAGGTGCTGCTGCGCGAGGCGCACGACACGTTCGGTCTGCCGGTCACCGTCTTCCGCTCGAACATGATCCTCGCCCACCCGCGCTACCGCGGTCAGTTCAACCTCCCGGACGTCTTCACCCGCCTCGTGCTGAGCCTGCTGACGACGGGCATCGCACCGGGCAGCTTCTACGCCCGGGGCACCGGCAACGGCCGCGGACACTTCGACGCACTCCCGGTGGACTTCACCGCGCGGGCCATCACCGCGCTCGGTGACGACGCACGAGAGGGCTACCGGACCTACAACGTGGTCAACCCGCACGACGACGGCATCTCACTCGACACGTTCGTCGACTGGCTGATGACAGCCGGACATCCCCTGACGCGCGTCCAGGACCACGCCGAGTGGATCGACCGCTTCGAGACCGCCCTGCGCGGCCTCCCCGACCGGCAGAAGCACCATTCGCTGCTCCCGCTGCTGCACGCCTTCGCCGAGCCGGAACAGCCACTCGCCGGATCCGCCCTACCGGCGGACCGGTTCCGCGCGGCGGTACGGGCCGCAGCCCTCGACGACGAGAACGACATCCCCCGTCTGTCACCGGACCTGATCACCAAGTACGTGGCCGATCTCCGGGCGCACCGCCTGATATGA
- a CDS encoding 1-deoxy-D-xylulose-5-phosphate synthase N-terminal domain-containing protein: protein MLSGRACYDQHRLFRTARHTPLKELCSLGSKGLAALAGSICAFLGEKVTAAGGHLGANLGVAELVTSDEKGIRLVKGQLS from the coding sequence CTGCTGTCAGGACGTGCCTGTTATGACCAGCACCGCCTTTTCCGCACCGCCCGGCATACCCCCCTGAAGGAACTCTGTTCCCTGGGGTCGAAGGGGTTGGCCGCCCTTGCCGGGAGTATCTGCGCTTTCCTCGGCGAGAAGGTCACGGCAGCCGGTGGGCACTTGGGCGCGAATTTAGGGGTGGCGGAGCTGGTCACCAGCGACGAGAAAGGTATTCGGCTAGTGAAGGGACAGCTCTCATGA
- a CDS encoding response regulator transcription factor, whose product MIGPDVSATVTTSPDAAAAVTTGATASTPGTPGTPGTPGTPVTLLIADDDEVTRSGLHMLLAARPGITVVGEAADGVEAVEQARRLRPDVVLMDVRMPRLNGIEATRQLLAGSTTPPKVVVITTFENDGYVTAALSAGASGFVLKRLPVPKIAEAVRVVAAGEAILFPAALRQMVTARPLGSAEALPRAALTGREEEVLRLMATGLSNPEIAESFRVSLETVKTHVGNVLTKLGAQNRTHAVVIAYESGLVVPGFTG is encoded by the coding sequence ATGATCGGCCCAGACGTGAGCGCAACGGTCACGACCAGCCCCGACGCGGCCGCGGCCGTCACGACCGGCGCCACCGCCAGCACCCCCGGCACCCCCGGCACCCCCGGCACCCCCGGCACCCCGGTCACGCTCCTGATCGCGGATGACGACGAGGTGACCCGCAGCGGTCTGCACATGCTCCTCGCGGCCCGGCCGGGGATCACGGTGGTCGGGGAGGCCGCCGACGGCGTCGAAGCGGTCGAGCAGGCACGGCGGTTGCGACCGGACGTGGTCCTGATGGATGTGCGGATGCCGCGCCTCAACGGCATCGAGGCCACCCGGCAGCTCCTCGCCGGATCGACCACCCCGCCGAAGGTCGTGGTGATCACCACCTTCGAGAACGACGGCTACGTCACCGCCGCGCTCAGCGCCGGGGCCAGCGGCTTCGTACTCAAGCGACTCCCGGTCCCCAAGATCGCGGAGGCGGTGCGCGTGGTCGCGGCGGGCGAGGCCATCCTCTTCCCGGCGGCCCTGCGCCAGATGGTCACCGCCCGCCCGCTCGGCTCCGCCGAGGCGCTGCCGCGGGCGGCGCTCACAGGGCGGGAGGAGGAGGTGCTGCGCCTCATGGCCACCGGCCTGTCCAACCCGGAGATCGCGGAGTCCTTCAGGGTGAGCCTGGAAACGGTCAAGACACACGTCGGGAACGTGCTGACCAAGCTCGGCGCGCAGAACCGGACCCACGCGGTAGTGATCGCGTACGAATCCGGCCTGGTGGTACCGGGGTTCACCGGCTGA
- a CDS encoding alpha/beta hydrolase codes for MPLDYSDLDGKKLDLAISRLKASSTKQRRGVLLLNPGGPGGPGLDLPVAPELRLPGDVKSRYDLIGFDPRGIGQSSPLSCGLTEDEQNFEHPYKAGTFAKDVTWARTVADKCRARNGDALPHFTTRNTARDMDVIRAALGERKISYLGYSYGTYLGAVYTQMFPRRTDRFVLDSAADPTRFGRGTFQAMAEGAEAAFTRWSEWTAQRHTAYRLGNTPAEVRRTFWDLVARANRKPLTDSDGRLLTGDALRVEERPTFFHVRKAAERIAELKKAAEGGRSAASGTPGRRRDAVPPASVRGVPSDNEAAGMWAVMCTNALAWPRDPGQYRRDAIRDGARYPLYGDVASTIMPCAFWTAGSEPETRVNNGVSLLILQNAWDPQTPLPSGQAMHRALHGSRMVTAAGSEGHGVYGIDGTSTCAKKNATAYLTTGKLPPKDLTCPASTEQKT; via the coding sequence GTGCCGCTGGACTACAGCGACCTCGACGGCAAGAAGCTCGACCTCGCGATATCCCGGCTGAAGGCGAGCAGCACGAAGCAACGCCGTGGCGTTCTGCTGCTCAACCCGGGCGGCCCTGGCGGGCCGGGCCTGGACCTGCCCGTCGCCCCGGAGCTCCGCCTCCCCGGGGACGTGAAGAGCCGGTACGACCTCATCGGGTTCGACCCGAGGGGCATCGGGCAGAGCTCTCCCCTGAGCTGCGGCCTGACCGAGGACGAGCAGAACTTTGAACACCCTTACAAGGCCGGGACGTTCGCGAAGGACGTGACGTGGGCGCGCACGGTCGCCGACAAGTGCCGGGCCCGAAACGGTGACGCGCTGCCGCACTTCACCACCCGCAACACCGCCCGCGACATGGACGTCATCCGGGCCGCGCTCGGCGAGAGGAAGATCTCCTACCTGGGTTACTCCTACGGCACCTATCTCGGCGCCGTCTACACGCAGATGTTCCCCCGGCGAACCGACCGGTTCGTGCTGGACAGCGCGGCCGACCCCACGCGTTTCGGGCGCGGCACCTTCCAGGCGATGGCGGAGGGGGCCGAGGCCGCCTTCACGCGGTGGAGCGAGTGGACCGCTCAGCGGCACACGGCGTACCGCCTGGGCAACACCCCGGCCGAGGTCCGCAGGACCTTCTGGGACCTGGTCGCCCGGGCCAACCGCAAGCCCCTCACCGACTCCGACGGCAGGCTCCTCACCGGCGACGCCCTCCGTGTCGAGGAACGCCCCACGTTCTTCCACGTCCGGAAAGCCGCCGAAAGGATCGCCGAGCTGAAGAAGGCGGCCGAGGGCGGAAGATCGGCCGCGTCCGGCACGCCGGGACGGCGCCGGGACGCCGTGCCGCCGGCCTCCGTCCGTGGTGTTCCCTCGGACAACGAAGCCGCGGGCATGTGGGCGGTCATGTGTACCAACGCCCTTGCGTGGCCGCGTGACCCGGGGCAGTACCGCCGCGACGCGATCCGCGACGGAGCCCGGTATCCGCTGTACGGCGACGTCGCCTCCACCATCATGCCGTGTGCCTTCTGGACGGCCGGCAGCGAGCCCGAAACGAGGGTGAACAACGGCGTCAGCCTGCTGATCCTGCAGAACGCATGGGACCCGCAGACACCCCTGCCCTCCGGCCAGGCCATGCACCGGGCCCTGCACGGCTCCCGGATGGTCACGGCCGCCGGAAGCGAGGGACACGGTGTCTACGGCATCGACGGCACCAGCACCTGCGCGAAGAAGAACGCCACGGCCTACCTCACCACCGGCAAACTCCCGCCCAAGGACCTGACCTGCCCGGCGTCGACGGAGCAGAAGACGTAA